One genomic segment of Hevea brasiliensis isolate MT/VB/25A 57/8 chromosome 3, ASM3005281v1, whole genome shotgun sequence includes these proteins:
- the LOC110668125 gene encoding uncharacterized protein LOC110668125: MHVKELVLKLTSFFRCLAFGKRLVSAGRRFQSMGQYGQGEMQKIAQAMITTGKLLSASPIPTTPDEEPKKETRVFKFGELQVEVTPVKANIGAVIGVAFGILSWELAQGIQSIPESSLQYPNDNAILLAKSLRGALLVLFYSSTFLSAFTSVGLFLLGRQLKSKEK; this comes from the exons ATGCATGTTAAAGAGCTTGTTTTGAAGCTTACTTCATTTTTTCGCTGTTTAGCATTTGGAAAGCGTTTGGTATCTGCTGGAAGGAGGTTCCAATCAATGGGACAGTATGGCCAGGGTGAAATGCAGAAG ATTGCGCAAGCAATGATAACAACTGGAAAACTTCTGTCTGCAAGTCCAATACCAACAACTCCAGACGAGGAGCCAAAGAAAGAAACCAGAGTCTTCAAG TTTGGAGAACTTCAGGTTGAAGTAACACCAGTGAAAGCCAATATTGGAGCTGTAATTGGAGTTGCTTTTGG GATTCTTTCATGGGAACTAGCCCAGGGTATTCAAAGCATACCAGAGAGCTCCTTGCAGTATCCGAATGACAATGCTATACTGCTGGCTAAG TCTCTAAGGGGAGCTTTGCTTGTGCTTTTTTACTCATCTACATTTTTATCTGCTTTTACCTCTGTGGGACTTTTCTTGCTTGGAAGACAACTCAAGTCAAAGGAAAAGTGA
- the LOC110668163 gene encoding DNA-directed RNA polymerase II subunit 4, whose amino-acid sequence MSGEEEENAAELKIGDEFLKAKCLMNCEVALILDHKYEQLQQMSDDPMNQISQVFEKSLQYVKRFSRYKNPDAVRQVREILSRYQLAEFELCVLGNLCPETVEEAIAMVPSIKTKGRAHDDEAIEKMLNDLSLIKKFE is encoded by the exons ATGTCTGGAGAAGAGGAAGAAAATGCCGCTGAGCTCAAAATCGGAGATG AGTTTTTGAAGGCCAAGTGCTTAATGAATTGTGAAGTAGCATTAATTCTTGATCATAAATATGAGCAGCTTCAGCAAATGTCTGATGATCCAATGAACCAAATCTCTCA GGTATTTGAGAAATCACTACAGTATGTGAAGCGCTTTAGCCGTTATAAAAATCCTGATGCTGTCAGACAAGTTCGAGA AATTCTTAGCCGATACCAGTTGGCTGAATTCGAG CTATGTGTTCTTGGCAACCTTTGCCCTGAAACTGTGGAGGAAGCTATTGCCATGGTGCCTTCTATCAAG ACAAAAGGAAGGGCTCATGATGATGAGGCAATTGAGAAAATGTTGAACGACCTgtcattgatcaagaaattcgaataG
- the LOC110668164 gene encoding LOW QUALITY PROTEIN: uncharacterized protein LOC110668164 (The sequence of the model RefSeq protein was modified relative to this genomic sequence to represent the inferred CDS: substituted 3 bases at 3 genomic stop codons), whose amino-acid sequence LLFYFFTALSSSVFLQNSGYVPSPTSVKTKRILQSRPLTTTLLALTESPDSSQSPQPLLLLQFSDCFDLPSEYFEQLPRDLRLDLNDAAFDLSNGPVIDECGQELGELLLNLSRAQELADISTSRALASKLPMLEGTLTNKVKAAFGKRLVSAGRRFQLMGQYGQGEMQRXLXXLKIAQAMITTGKLLSASPIPTTPEQEPKKETKVFKFGELQVEVTPVKANIGAVIGVAFGILSWELAQGIQSIPESSLQYLNDNAILLAKSLRGALLVLFYSSTFLSAFTSVGLFLLGRQLKSKEK is encoded by the exons CTTCTCTTCTACTTCTTCACCGCGCTCTCTTCCTCTGTTTTCCTCCAAAATTCTGGCTACGTCCCTTCTCCGACCTCTGTAAAAACCAAAAGAATTCTTCAATCAAGACCCCTCACTACTACGTTACTTGCCCTCACTGAATCACCTGACTCTTCTCAATCCCCTCAACCCCTCCTCCTCCTCCAGTTCTCT GATTGCTTTGATCTTCCGTCGGAGTATTTTGAGCAATTACCTCGAGATCTTCGATTAGAT TTAAATGATGCAGCTTTCGATCTTTCAAATGGACCGGTCATTGATGAG TGTGGTCAAGAGCTGGGAGAACTCCTGTTAAATCTCTCTCGAGCACAGGAATTAGCTGACATATCAACTTCCCGTGCTTTAGCTAGCAAGCTCCCTATGCTGGAGGGTACTTTGACAAATAAGGTCAAGGCAG CATTTGGCAAGCGTTTGGTATCTGCTGGAAGGAGGTTCCAATTAATGGGACAGTATGGCCAGGGTGAAATGCAGAGGTAACTTTGATAATTAAAA ATTGCGCAAGCAATGATAACAACTGGAAAACTTCTGTCTGCAAGTCCAATACCAACAACTCCAGAACAGGAGCCAAAGAAAGAAACCAAAGTCTTCAAG TTTGGAGAACTTCAGGTTGAAGTAACACCAGTGAAAGCCAATATTGGAGCTGTAATTGGAGTTGCTTTTGG GATTCTTTCATGGGAACTAGCCCAGGGTATTCAAAGCATACCAGAGAGCTCCTTGCAGTATCTGAATGACAATGCTATACTGCTGGCTAAG TCTCTAAGGGGAGCTTTACTTGTGCTTTTTTACTCATCTACATTTTTATCTGCTTTTACCTCTGTGGGACTTTTCTTGCTTGGAAGACAACTCAAGTCAAAGGAAAAGTGA
- the LOC131178442 gene encoding uncharacterized protein LOC131178442: MTSLLLQPLPALSSSVFLQNSGYVPSPTSVKTKRILQSRPLTTTLLALTESPDSSQSPQSLLLLQLSDCFDLPSEYFEQLPRDLRLDLNDAAFDLSNGPVIDECGQELGELLLNLSRAWELADTSTSRALASKLPMLEGTLTNKAKAGKN; this comes from the exons AtgacttctcttcttcttcaacctcttCCCGCGCTCTCTTCCTCTGTTTTCCTCCAAAATTCTGGCTATGTCCCTTCTCCGACCTCTGTAAAAACCAAAAGAATTCTTCAATCAAGACCCCTCACTACTACGTTACTTGCCCTTACTGAATCACCTGACTCTTCCCAATCCCCTCAATCCCTCCTCCTCCTCCAGCTCTCT GATTGCTTTGATCTTCCGTCGGAGTATTTTGAGCAATTACCTCGTGATCTTCGATTAGAT TTAAATGATGCAGCTTTCGATCTTTCAAATGGACCAGTCATTGATGAG TGTGGTCAAGAGCTGGGAGAACTCCTGTTAAATCTCTCTCGAGCATGGGAATTAGCTGACACATCAACTTCCCGTGCTTTAGCTAGCAAGCTCCCTATGCTGGAGGGTACTTTGACAAATAAGGCCAAGGCAGGCAAGAATTGA
- the LOC131178756 gene encoding putative B3 domain-containing protein At2g27410, with protein sequence MFAFMQRIREETMRSKDLLAAYVPKGRRGSHGVRRVIKISPPFFSSSSLLAHVKASQSLIQNKKKKRSFESVNTTTEVHQQKKRKSSKKTYTKRPERFDFKKLHLDPPPDLSREWRAKIENKGGIDIKLVIMKQMFPTDLNTHHDRLSIPFNQIKNSDFLNEKEKKKLEKQENISVTVMEPCGEESQLCLRKWNLAITSSYVLTSWNKVLARKEFKQNDVIQLWSFRVQGELHLALIKVALDGGNNGDGAGVGAAASGGASHGLMENQDGDGAGATAGASHSIMENQDGAGAGANLITG encoded by the coding sequence ATGTTTGCTTTTATGCAACGCATTAGAGAAGAAACCATGAGAAGTAAGGACCTGCTTGCTGCTTATGTACCCAAAGGAAGGAGGGGCTCCCATGGTGTACGCAGAGTTATCAAGATATCTcctccttttttttcttcttcttctttacttGCCCACGTAAAGGCTTCTCAAAGCTTGAtccagaacaagaaaaagaagcgATCCTTTGAAAGTGTCAATACTACTACTGAAGTTCATcaacaaaagaaaaggaaatcaTCGAAAAAAACCTACACCAAGAGGCCTGAGAGATTTGATTTTAAAAAACTGCACTTAGATCCACCACCAGATTTGTCTCGTGAATGGAGAGCTAAAATTGAAAACAAAGGAGGCATTGATATTAAGTTGGTGATAATGAAACAGATGTTTCCTACAGATTTAAACACTCACCATGATCGTCTCTCAATCCCCTTCAACCAGATAAAAAATTCTGATTTTCTTAAtgagaaagagaagaagaagttAGAAAAGCAAGAGAACATATCTGTTACAGTCATGGAACCTTGTGGTGAAGAGTCTCAATTGTGTCTTAGGAAGTGGAATTTGGCAATTACCAGTTCCTATGTGTTGACTAGTTGGAATAAAGTTTTGGCGAGGAAGGAGTTCAAGCAAAATGACGTCATCCAGCTTTGGTCATTTAGGGTCCAAGGAGAACTCCATTTGGCACTCATTAAGGTTGCCTTGGATGGAGGGAATAATGGTGATGGTGCTGGTGTTGGTGCTGCTGCAAGTGGAGGTGCAAGCCACGGTCTTATGGAGAACCAAGATGGTGATGGTGCTGGTGCTACTGCTGGTGCAAGTCACAGTATTATGGAGAACCAAGATGGTGCTGGTGCAGGTGCAAATCTTATTACTGGATAA